A window from Primulina huaijiensis isolate GDHJ02 chromosome 13, ASM1229523v2, whole genome shotgun sequence encodes these proteins:
- the LOC140991245 gene encoding uncharacterized protein, with protein MAHFSKVLMFSKEGFDDWKIRMQAHLAAQDDDMWFVITNGPLKILKPNTAIAVTEGAPQMVEKQKCEWTSEDKKKENLDNAKENKMYVAMQKFENLKMKAGETLSEFDERFSSVVNELAALGKELGNREVALKVMRALPRE; from the exons ATGGCACATTTCAGCAAAGTCCTCATGTTCTCAAAGGAGGGTTTCGATGATTGGAAGATTAGGATGCAAGCCCATCTTGCAGCCCAAGACGATGATATGTGGTTTGTCATCACAAATGGTCCTTTGAAAATTCTAAAGCCTAATACAGCTATTGCTGTTACTGAAGGTGCACCACAAATGGTTGAAAAGCAAAAATGTGAATGGACAAGCGAGGAcaagaagaaagaaaatctTGACAAT GCAAAGGAAAACAAGATGTATGTGGCAATGCAAAAGTTTGAAAATCTTAAGATGAAAGCTGGAGAAACTCTAAGCGAATTTGATGAGCGATTTAGCAGCGTAGTAAATGAACTAGCAGCTTTGGGAAAGGAACTTGGCAATAGAGAAGTGGCACTCAAAGTGATGAGAGCTTTACCCAGGGAATGA